The sequence below is a genomic window from Chloroflexota bacterium.
GCCGCCGCGCTTCTTCGAAGGCTTTTTGCTCGGACGCCGTTACGAAGAAGTGCCCGACCTTACCGCCCGCATTTGCGGCATTTGCCCGGTAGCCTACCAGATGAGCAGCGCCCGCGCCCTGGAAAAGGCCTTTGGCGTGCAGGTGTCGCCCGCGATACGCGATCTGCGCCACTTGCTCTATTGCGCCGAATGGATCGAGAGCCATGTGCTGCACATCTACATGCTGCAAGCGCCTGACCTCACCGGCCATGAAAGCGCGCTGGAACTGGCGCAGGATGCGCCCGAAATTGTGCAGCGCGGCCTGCACCTCAAGCGCATCGGGAATACCCTTTTGGCCTTGCTGGGTGGCCGCTCGGTGCATCCCGTCAACCCCACCGTGGGCGGCTTTTACCGTTGGCCCGATGTCGAAGCCATCCGGGCGCTGGTGCCCGAACTGACCTGGGGGCTGGAAGCCTCACAGGAAACCGTCCGCTGGGCGGCGGGGCTGGATTTCCCCGACCTGGAGGTCGATTACGAGTTCGTGGCGTTGCATCATCCTCAGGAATATGCTATCCTGGAAGGTGTGGTGCGTTCCTCGGTGAGCGGCGACCTGCCCGAGGAGCAATTCGAGCAGGGGTACCACGAAGAGCATGTGCCGCATTCCAATGCTTTGCACAGCCGCACGGCGCGCGGCACAACCTACATGGTCGGGCCGCTGGCGCGCTTCAACCTGAACTTCGAGCAACTGCACCCCCTGGCACGGGCGGTGGCTGAGGAAGTCGGTTTCCGCCCGCCGGTGCGCAACCCCTATAAGGCGCTGCTGGCTCGCGCCGTCGAGGTGGTGCACGCCTACGCGGTGGCGCTGGAAATTGCCCGCACCTGGCAGCCGGAAGGCCCTGCCCA
It includes:
- a CDS encoding Ni/Fe hydrogenase subunit alpha; its protein translation is MTERTIQVDALARVEGEGALYLKVKDGDVVDLRLEIYEPPRFFEGFLLGRRYEEVPDLTARICGICPVAYQMSSARALEKAFGVQVSPAIRDLRHLLYCAEWIESHVLHIYMLQAPDLTGHESALELAQDAPEIVQRGLHLKRIGNTLLALLGGRSVHPVNPTVGGFYRWPDVEAIRALVPELTWGLEASQETVRWAAGLDFPDLEVDYEFVALHHPQEYAILEGVVRSSVSGDLPEEQFEQGYHEEHVPHSNALHSRTARGTTYMVGPLARFNLNFEQLHPLARAVAEEVGFRPPVRNPYKALLARAVEVVHAYAVALEIARTWQPEGPAHAEIHPRAGEGAAITEAPRGMLYHRYRVDARGLVEDARIVPPTAQNLARMEDDLRMLAPVVLSLPHEEATLRCEHLVRAYDPCISCATHFLKMEVSEA